From a single Paraburkholderia sp. D15 genomic region:
- a CDS encoding MaoC family dehydratase encodes MGFSYEDMVAGTRFEVGKHTFTREEIVEFAQKFDPQPFHLDEEAAAASPFRGLVASGWHTCSVMMGMLVRNTLAGSTSMGSPGIDEIRWLKPVRVGDTITMINVVLDKRVLESKPDRGIVQTQWEGINQHGETVITVRSKGLFGLRNPGAAS; translated from the coding sequence ATGGGTTTCAGCTACGAAGACATGGTTGCCGGCACGCGTTTTGAAGTCGGCAAACACACGTTCACGCGCGAGGAGATCGTGGAATTCGCGCAGAAGTTCGACCCGCAACCGTTTCATCTGGACGAAGAGGCGGCGGCCGCGTCGCCGTTTCGCGGGCTGGTCGCGAGCGGCTGGCACACATGCTCGGTGATGATGGGCATGCTCGTGCGCAATACGCTCGCCGGTTCCACGTCGATGGGCTCGCCCGGCATCGACGAGATTCGCTGGTTGAAACCGGTGCGCGTCGGCGACACGATCACGATGATCAACGTCGTGCTCGACAAACGCGTGCTGGAGAGCAAGCCGGATCGCGGCATCGTGCAGACACAGTGGGAAGGGATCAATCAGCACGGGGAAACGGTGATCACGGTGCGCTCGAAGGGCCTGTTCGGATTACGCAATCCGGGAGCCGCGTCATGA
- a CDS encoding acyl-CoA dehydrogenase codes for MDFTFNDEQQQLADALRRYLDKNYGFEARQAIVQSDAGVSDAQWTALSELGLTALPVPEAQGGFNGGPIDMLVVMQELGRALVVEPYWATAVGIEALRLAGSGQGEDAALLERAAQGEIKLAVAFHEPRARHDLFEVATTAHGDGAQQTLTGTKSVVLHGAQAHYWIVPARLGGDIALFVVARDAAGVKVTDYRTIDGQRAATLEFNGTPARRLTGQHAGAAALEHIADYGTLLLCAEAIGALDALNLATVEYTKTRQQFGQPIARFQALQHRMVEMLIHAEQARSVTYLAAMRYGSEDADERRRAVSAAKVRVGQAARFVGQQAVQLHGGMGVTNEVAAAHLFKRLAIIETTLGDVDHHLARFAALPGFMNAEA; via the coding sequence ATGGACTTCACTTTCAACGACGAACAACAGCAACTCGCCGATGCACTGCGCCGCTACCTGGACAAAAACTACGGATTCGAAGCGCGTCAGGCGATCGTTCAGTCGGACGCAGGCGTTTCGGACGCGCAGTGGACCGCATTGAGCGAATTGGGCCTGACCGCATTGCCGGTGCCCGAGGCGCAAGGCGGTTTCAACGGCGGCCCGATCGACATGCTGGTGGTGATGCAGGAACTCGGCCGCGCGCTGGTCGTCGAGCCCTATTGGGCGACGGCGGTCGGCATCGAAGCGTTGCGGCTTGCCGGCAGCGGGCAGGGCGAGGACGCCGCATTGCTGGAGCGCGCGGCTCAAGGCGAGATCAAACTGGCGGTCGCATTTCACGAGCCACGCGCGCGTCATGACCTGTTCGAGGTCGCGACAACTGCGCACGGCGACGGCGCGCAGCAGACGTTGACGGGCACGAAATCGGTCGTCCTGCACGGCGCGCAGGCGCACTACTGGATCGTGCCGGCGCGGCTGGGTGGCGACATCGCGCTCTTCGTCGTCGCGCGCGATGCGGCGGGCGTGAAAGTCACCGATTACCGCACCATCGACGGTCAACGCGCCGCCACGCTCGAATTCAACGGCACGCCCGCGCGACGTTTGACCGGCCAGCATGCCGGTGCCGCCGCGCTCGAACATATCGCGGACTACGGCACGCTTCTGTTGTGCGCGGAAGCAATCGGCGCGCTGGACGCGCTGAACCTCGCCACTGTCGAGTACACCAAGACCCGCCAGCAGTTCGGCCAGCCGATCGCGCGGTTCCAGGCGCTGCAGCATCGCATGGTCGAGATGCTGATTCACGCCGAGCAGGCGCGTTCGGTCACGTATCTCGCCGCCATGCGCTACGGCAGCGAAGACGCCGACGAACGTCGCCGCGCCGTATCGGCTGCGAAGGTGCGGGTGGGGCAGGCCGCGCGCTTCGTCGGTCAGCAGGCGGTGCAGTTGCACGGCGGCATGGGCGTCACGAACGAAGTCGCGGCGGCGCATCTGTTCAAGCGGCTCGCGATCATCGAGACCACCTTGGGCGACGTCGATCATCATCTCGCGAGATTTGCCGCGCTGCCCGGTTTCATGAACGCCGAGGCCTGA
- a CDS encoding DNA-binding protein: MEYSFTLKFKLTAEDCDLDAIVERLGEAGCDDATVGVGQPGRLALFFSREGSSAFAALISALGDVKRAVPTARLVEAGPDFVGLTDVAELAGVSRQNMRKLMLSHAIDFPSPVHEGSASVWHLSDVLAWLMARGGYDIKADVLEVAKSAKQVNLAKEARELEPKLNRQLEPLVA, translated from the coding sequence ATGGAATATTCGTTCACGTTGAAATTCAAACTCACCGCCGAAGACTGTGATCTCGACGCAATCGTCGAGCGTCTTGGTGAGGCTGGTTGCGACGACGCGACGGTCGGCGTCGGGCAACCAGGTCGTCTTGCGTTGTTTTTTTCGCGCGAAGGTTCGTCAGCGTTCGCTGCGCTCATCAGCGCGCTCGGAGACGTCAAGCGCGCGGTGCCGACCGCGCGTCTGGTGGAAGCGGGCCCGGATTTCGTCGGTCTGACGGACGTGGCGGAACTTGCCGGTGTATCGCGACAAAACATGCGCAAGCTGATGTTGAGTCATGCAATCGATTTTCCTTCGCCTGTTCACGAAGGCAGCGCTTCCGTATGGCACCTGTCGGACGTCCTGGCGTGGCTGATGGCGCGCGGCGGCTATGACATCAAGGCAGATGTGCTCGAAGTGGCGAAATCGGCGAAGCAGGTGAATCTCGCGAAGGAGGCGCGCGAGTTGGAGCCGAAGCTCAACCGGCAACTCGAACCTCTGGTTGCGTAG
- a CDS encoding NUDIX hydrolase: protein MAELPNHDAALKETCLESETIHQGPFLTLKCDTVELPDGKQATREYVQHPGAVMVIPLFDDGRVLLESQYRYPMGKVMVEYPAGKLDPDEGALACAKRELREETGYTAREYVYLTRIHPIISYSTEFIDIYLARGLTAGERKLDEGEFLELFTANVADVSEWIRTGKITDVKTVIGTFWLEKVLSGAWPLAQAQ, encoded by the coding sequence ATGGCTGAACTTCCCAATCACGACGCGGCGCTCAAAGAGACCTGTCTCGAGAGCGAAACGATTCATCAGGGTCCGTTTCTGACGTTGAAATGCGATACCGTCGAACTGCCGGACGGCAAGCAGGCCACGCGCGAATACGTTCAGCACCCCGGCGCGGTGATGGTGATTCCGTTGTTCGACGACGGGCGCGTGTTGCTGGAGAGCCAGTATCGTTATCCGATGGGCAAGGTCATGGTCGAATATCCGGCCGGCAAGCTTGATCCGGACGAAGGCGCGCTCGCGTGCGCGAAGCGCGAACTGCGGGAAGAGACTGGGTACACCGCGCGCGAGTATGTGTACCTGACGCGTATCCACCCGATCATTTCCTATTCCACCGAGTTCATCGACATTTATCTGGCGCGCGGGCTGACCGCCGGCGAGCGCAAGCTCGACGAGGGTGAGTTTCTCGAATTGTTCACCGCGAACGTCGCCGACGTTTCCGAATGGATTCGTACCGGCAAGATCACCGACGTGAAGACCGTAATCGGCACGTTCTGGCTGGAGAAGGTGTTGTCGGGAGCATGGCCGCTGGCACAGGCGCAATGA
- a CDS encoding acyl-CoA dehydrogenase family protein gives MNLDYSSADNAFRADIRNWLEANLPRELSDKVLNHKRLSREDFAGWHKLLGTRGWSVVAWPKEYGGPGWDATQRHIWDEECARIGAPSVLPFGVSMVAPVLMKYGSEAQKRHYLPRILDGTDWWCQGYSEPGSGSDLASLRTRAERVGDHYVVNGQKTWTTLGQYADMMFCLVRTDSGAKKQEGISFLLIDMKTPGITVRPIITLDEDHEVNEVFFEDVKVPADNLVGEENRGWTYAKYLLGHERTGIARVGQSKRELVFLKRLALDQRKNGKPLLQDPVFAAKVASLEIELMALEVTVQRVVANETGGRGPGPEASMLKIKGTEVQQALTELMFEAVGPLAAPFDVPFLEGERAHSLAGDDDAAPLAAYYFNFRKTSIYGGSNEIQKNIIAQMILGL, from the coding sequence ATGAATCTGGACTATTCCTCCGCTGATAACGCGTTCCGCGCGGACATCCGCAACTGGCTCGAAGCAAATCTGCCTCGCGAGCTCAGCGACAAAGTTCTCAACCACAAACGTCTTTCCCGCGAAGATTTCGCCGGCTGGCACAAGTTGCTCGGCACGCGCGGCTGGTCGGTGGTCGCCTGGCCCAAGGAATATGGCGGCCCCGGTTGGGATGCGACACAACGGCATATCTGGGACGAAGAGTGCGCGCGGATCGGTGCGCCATCCGTGCTGCCGTTCGGCGTGTCGATGGTCGCGCCGGTTCTGATGAAGTACGGCAGCGAAGCGCAAAAGCGCCACTACCTGCCGCGTATTCTCGACGGTACAGATTGGTGGTGCCAAGGCTACTCGGAGCCTGGATCGGGTTCGGATCTCGCGTCGCTGCGCACTCGTGCCGAACGCGTCGGCGATCACTACGTCGTCAACGGTCAGAAGACCTGGACCACGCTCGGGCAATACGCGGACATGATGTTCTGTCTTGTCCGCACCGACAGCGGTGCGAAGAAGCAGGAGGGCATTTCGTTCCTGCTGATCGACATGAAAACGCCGGGCATCACCGTGCGGCCCATCATCACGCTCGACGAAGACCACGAAGTCAATGAAGTCTTCTTCGAAGACGTGAAAGTGCCAGCCGACAATCTGGTCGGCGAGGAGAACCGGGGCTGGACTTACGCGAAATATCTGCTCGGCCACGAGCGTACGGGTATCGCACGCGTCGGCCAGTCGAAGCGGGAACTGGTATTCCTGAAGCGGCTCGCGCTGGATCAGCGGAAAAACGGCAAACCGCTGCTGCAGGATCCGGTATTCGCCGCGAAAGTCGCGAGCCTGGAAATCGAATTGATGGCGCTCGAAGTCACCGTGCAACGCGTGGTGGCCAACGAAACCGGCGGCCGCGGACCTGGCCCGGAGGCGTCGATGCTGAAAATCAAGGGTACGGAAGTCCAGCAGGCGCTGACCGAATTGATGTTCGAAGCGGTCGGGCCGCTTGCCGCACCTTTCGACGTGCCGTTCCTCGAAGGCGAACGCGCGCACAGCCTCGCCGGCGACGACGATGCCGCGCCACTGGCCGCGTACTACTTCAACTTCCGCAAGACGTCGATCTACGGCGGCTCGAACGAAATTCAAAAGAACATCATCGCGCAGATGATTCTCGGACTTTGA
- a CDS encoding phosphotransferase, whose protein sequence is MAQDPHAGEPARQTDYSAFEGTRPVNERQRFDHDALAAWLAQHVDGFAGPLTVEQFAGGQSNPTFKLVTPSRAYVMRAKPGPAAKLLPSAHAVEREYRVMHALAGTGVPVARMLALCEDESVIGRAFYVMEFVAGRVLWDQSLPGMTATERAAIYDEMNRVIAALHGVDAGAAGLDGYGKPGNYFARQIGRWSKQYVASETEPIDAMQRLIDWLPQHMPAGANERVAVVHGDYRLDNLIFHPSEPKVLAVLDWELSTLGDPLADFAYHCMAWHVDPTQFRGIAGLDWAALGIPDEADYVERYCRRTGFEIQGDWNFYLAYNMFRIAAILQGIMKRVVDGTAASAQAIDAGRRAKPMAELAWRYAQKVH, encoded by the coding sequence ATGGCCCAAGACCCGCACGCCGGCGAACCCGCGCGCCAAACCGACTACTCGGCGTTCGAAGGCACGCGCCCGGTCAACGAGCGGCAACGTTTCGACCATGACGCGCTCGCCGCCTGGCTCGCCCAGCATGTCGATGGTTTTGCCGGGCCGCTCACCGTCGAGCAGTTTGCCGGCGGCCAGTCCAATCCCACCTTCAAACTGGTCACGCCATCGCGTGCGTACGTGATGCGCGCGAAGCCCGGACCGGCGGCGAAGCTACTGCCGTCCGCGCATGCGGTGGAGCGCGAATATCGCGTGATGCATGCGCTTGCCGGCACCGGCGTGCCGGTCGCCCGCATGCTCGCGCTGTGCGAGGACGAAAGCGTGATCGGCCGAGCGTTTTATGTGATGGAGTTCGTCGCGGGCCGCGTGCTGTGGGATCAATCCCTGCCCGGCATGACGGCGACCGAACGCGCGGCGATCTACGACGAGATGAATCGCGTGATCGCGGCCTTGCATGGCGTCGACGCAGGCGCCGCCGGCCTCGACGGCTACGGCAAACCGGGTAACTATTTCGCCCGGCAGATCGGACGCTGGAGCAAGCAGTACGTCGCGTCCGAAACCGAGCCGATCGACGCGATGCAGCGCCTGATCGACTGGCTGCCGCAGCATATGCCGGCCGGGGCGAACGAGCGCGTCGCGGTCGTTCACGGCGATTACCGGCTCGACAATCTGATCTTCCACCCCAGCGAGCCGAAGGTGCTCGCGGTGCTCGACTGGGAACTGTCGACGCTCGGTGATCCGCTCGCCGACTTCGCGTATCACTGCATGGCGTGGCACGTCGATCCAACACAGTTTCGCGGCATCGCGGGACTCGATTGGGCCGCGCTCGGCATTCCGGATGAAGCCGACTATGTCGAACGCTATTGCAGGCGCACCGGCTTCGAGATTCAGGGCGACTGGAACTTCTATCTCGCGTACAACATGTTCCGTATCGCCGCGATCCTGCAAGGGATCATGAAACGCGTGGTCGACGGCACCGCGGCAAGCGCGCAGGCGATCGATGCCGGGCGCCGCGCGAAGCCGATGGCGGAGCTTGCCTGGCGTTACGCTCAGAAAGTGCATTGA
- a CDS encoding DUF2818 family protein, producing MSAAGWFIVLLALVGANLPFLNQRLFAAVPLKAAKKSAWIRIGELIVLYFAVGALGFLLEARAGNRFEQGWQFYAITFALFVVFAFPGFTFQYLVKRR from the coding sequence ATGTCGGCTGCGGGTTGGTTTATCGTGTTGTTGGCGCTGGTCGGCGCCAACCTGCCGTTCCTGAATCAGCGCCTTTTCGCTGCTGTGCCGTTGAAGGCCGCGAAGAAAAGCGCGTGGATCAGGATCGGCGAATTGATCGTGCTGTATTTCGCGGTCGGCGCGCTCGGCTTTCTGCTCGAAGCGCGCGCGGGTAACCGCTTCGAGCAGGGGTGGCAGTTTTACGCAATCACGTTCGCTCTGTTCGTGGTCTTCGCGTTCCCCGGCTTCACCTTCCAGTATCTCGTCAAACGGCGCTGA
- the nuoN gene encoding NADH-quinone oxidoreductase subunit NuoN: MQNAPMTALLPDALVMLAVVVAWLNDTFVGQAGRRTTYFIAFFSTLVAGIWFAMNAFDPQVRYYFGHMYVVDSFANVMKAVVTLGYAVSIVYSRRYLEDRGLFRGEFFLLGMFSLLGQLVMISGNNFLTLYLGLELMSLSLYGAIALRRDAAPSNEAAMKYYVLGALASGFLLYGISMLYGATGSLDLNEVFKAIGTSHYDPSVLLFGVIFIVAGVAFKMGAVPFHMWVPDVYQGAPTAMTLLVGGGPKVAAFAWGLRFLVMGLLPLAVEWQEMLVILAALSLIVGNITGIVQRNIKRMLAYSAISNMGFVLLGLLAGVVDHKTSGAANAYGSAMFYSIVYLITTMGTFGVVMLLARRDFEADTLEDFKGLNQRSPVFAFVMMVMMFSLAGIPPAVGFYAKLAVLQATMNAGLTWLTVLAVITSLFGAFYYLRIVKLMYFDDPQDKSPIHADGGTRALLALNGVAVLVLGIVPDPLLKTCLQAIQHTLLL; the protein is encoded by the coding sequence ATGCAAAACGCCCCTATGACTGCTCTGTTGCCCGACGCGCTGGTGATGCTCGCCGTTGTCGTCGCGTGGCTCAACGACACGTTCGTCGGCCAGGCCGGTCGCCGCACCACCTACTTCATTGCGTTCTTCTCGACGCTCGTCGCCGGCATCTGGTTCGCGATGAACGCGTTCGATCCGCAGGTGCGCTACTACTTCGGCCACATGTACGTGGTGGACTCGTTCGCCAACGTGATGAAAGCGGTGGTGACGCTCGGTTATGCCGTGTCGATCGTCTATTCGCGCCGTTACCTCGAAGATCGCGGGCTGTTCCGCGGCGAGTTCTTCCTGTTGGGGATGTTCTCGTTGCTCGGCCAGCTCGTGATGATCTCCGGCAACAACTTCCTGACGCTGTATCTCGGGCTGGAACTGATGTCGCTGTCGCTGTACGGCGCGATCGCGCTGCGCCGTGACGCGGCGCCGTCGAACGAAGCGGCGATGAAGTACTACGTGCTTGGCGCGCTGGCTTCGGGCTTCCTGCTGTACGGCATCTCGATGCTGTACGGCGCGACCGGTTCGCTCGACCTGAACGAAGTGTTCAAGGCGATCGGCACGAGCCACTACGACCCGAGCGTGCTGCTGTTCGGCGTAATCTTCATCGTCGCTGGCGTGGCCTTCAAAATGGGCGCGGTGCCGTTCCATATGTGGGTGCCGGACGTTTATCAGGGCGCGCCGACGGCCATGACGCTGCTGGTCGGCGGTGGCCCGAAGGTTGCCGCGTTCGCGTGGGGGCTGCGCTTTCTCGTGATGGGGCTGTTGCCGCTGGCGGTCGAGTGGCAGGAAATGCTGGTGATTCTGGCGGCGTTGTCGCTGATCGTCGGCAATATCACCGGTATCGTGCAGCGCAACATCAAGCGGATGCTTGCGTATTCGGCGATCTCGAACATGGGCTTCGTGCTGCTGGGCCTGCTGGCCGGCGTGGTCGACCACAAGACGTCCGGCGCCGCCAATGCGTACGGCTCGGCGATGTTCTACAGCATCGTCTACCTGATCACCACGATGGGTACGTTCGGCGTCGTCATGCTGCTCGCACGCCGCGATTTCGAGGCCGACACGCTCGAAGACTTCAAGGGCCTGAACCAACGCAGCCCGGTGTTCGCGTTCGTGATGATGGTGATGATGTTCTCGCTCGCCGGCATTCCGCCCGCGGTCGGTTTCTACGCGAAGCTCGCGGTGCTGCAAGCCACCATGAATGCCGGTCTGACCTGGCTGACGGTGCTGGCGGTGATCACGTCGCTGTTCGGCGCGTTCTACTACCTGCGTATCGTCAAGCTGATGTACTTCGACGATCCGCAAGACAAGTCGCCGATCCACGCGGACGGTGGCACGCGTGCGTTGCTCGCATTGAACGGCGTGGCCGTGCTGGTGCTGGGTATCGTGCCGGATCCGCTGCTGAAGACCTGCCTGCAGGCCATCCAGCACACGCTGCTGCTCTGA
- a CDS encoding acyl-CoA dehydrogenase family protein produces the protein MNFDYTPKVQALREKLLAFFDEHIYPNEQAFYAEIARNRHNGNAWQPTELVEQLKQKARDAGLWNLFLPESVRGAGLTNLEYAPLCEIMGRVPWAPEVFNCNAPDTGNMETIERYGSEDNKREWLEPLLQGQIRSAFLMTEPEVASSDATNIQTSIVRDGDYYVLNGHKWWSSGAGDPRCKIYIVMGKTDPEAARHAQQSMILVPADATGITVHRPLSVFGYDDAPHGHMEITLDNVRVPAGNMLLGEGRGFEIAQGRLGPGRIHHCMRLIGLAERALELMAKRSLQRIAFGKPVAAQGVTQERLAEARCMIEQARLLTLKTAYMMDTVGNKGARGEIAMIKVVAPNMACQVIDWAIQAHGGGGVSDDFPLAYAYACARTLRFADGPDEVHRNAIAKLELARYQDADAAARVETPVTRS, from the coding sequence ATGAATTTCGATTACACCCCGAAGGTCCAGGCGTTGCGTGAAAAACTGCTCGCGTTCTTCGACGAGCACATCTACCCGAACGAGCAGGCGTTTTACGCGGAGATCGCGCGCAATCGCCACAACGGCAACGCGTGGCAGCCGACCGAACTCGTCGAACAACTCAAGCAGAAGGCGCGCGACGCCGGCTTGTGGAATCTGTTCCTGCCGGAATCCGTGCGCGGCGCGGGGCTAACGAATCTGGAATACGCGCCGCTGTGCGAGATCATGGGACGCGTGCCCTGGGCGCCGGAAGTGTTCAACTGCAACGCGCCCGATACCGGCAACATGGAAACCATCGAGCGCTACGGCAGCGAGGACAACAAGCGCGAATGGCTCGAACCGCTGCTGCAAGGCCAGATCCGTTCGGCCTTTCTGATGACGGAGCCGGAGGTGGCGTCGTCGGATGCGACCAACATCCAGACCAGCATCGTGCGTGACGGCGATTACTACGTGCTTAACGGTCATAAGTGGTGGTCGTCGGGCGCGGGCGATCCGCGCTGCAAGATCTACATCGTGATGGGCAAGACCGATCCCGAAGCGGCGCGCCACGCGCAGCAGTCCATGATCCTCGTGCCGGCCGACGCGACCGGCATCACCGTGCATCGTCCGCTTTCCGTGTTCGGTTACGACGACGCGCCGCACGGCCATATGGAAATCACGCTCGATAACGTGCGCGTGCCGGCCGGCAACATGCTGCTCGGCGAAGGCCGCGGCTTCGAGATCGCGCAAGGCCGCCTGGGACCGGGACGGATTCACCACTGCATGCGCCTGATCGGTCTCGCCGAGCGCGCGCTCGAATTGATGGCGAAACGGTCGTTGCAGCGTATCGCGTTCGGCAAACCGGTTGCCGCGCAAGGCGTCACCCAGGAACGGCTCGCCGAGGCGCGCTGCATGATCGAACAGGCGCGGCTGCTCACGTTGAAAACCGCGTACATGATGGACACGGTCGGCAATAAGGGCGCCCGCGGCGAAATTGCGATGATCAAGGTGGTCGCGCCGAACATGGCGTGTCAGGTGATCGACTGGGCGATCCAGGCGCACGGCGGCGGCGGTGTCAGCGACGACTTTCCGCTGGCGTACGCCTATGCGTGCGCGCGGACGCTGCGTTTCGCCGATGGTCCCGACGAAGTGCATCGCAATGCGATCGCCAAACTCGAACTGGCGCGGTATCAGGATGCGGATGCGGCCGCGCGTGTGGAAACGCCGGTCACGCGGAGTTGA
- a CDS encoding DUF1178 family protein → MKVLDLQCPHGHRFEGWFASADDFESQQSRKLVECPICGANEVSRLPSAPRLNLSGASEAKAPAAADGMQARVMRALREVLEKTENVGDRFAEEARRMHYNEAPARNIRGVTTPEDARALVEEGIEVMPLPVPAALKEPLQ, encoded by the coding sequence ATGAAGGTCCTCGACTTACAGTGTCCGCATGGCCATCGGTTCGAAGGCTGGTTCGCTTCGGCTGATGACTTCGAATCGCAGCAGTCCCGCAAGCTTGTCGAATGTCCCATTTGCGGTGCGAACGAGGTAAGCCGTTTGCCGTCGGCTCCGCGTCTGAATCTCTCGGGCGCGAGCGAGGCGAAAGCCCCGGCCGCTGCTGACGGTATGCAGGCGCGTGTGATGCGTGCGTTGCGCGAGGTACTGGAAAAGACCGAGAACGTGGGCGACCGCTTCGCCGAGGAAGCAAGGCGCATGCATTACAACGAAGCGCCTGCGCGCAATATTCGCGGTGTCACCACACCTGAAGACGCGCGAGCCTTGGTCGAAGAAGGCATCGAAGTGATGCCGCTGCCGGTCCCGGCCGCGTTGAAGGAACCGCTGCAATAG
- a CDS encoding enoyl-CoA hydratase has product MSAELLTSRPTESESTLILTLSNPGARNALHPDMYAAGIEALQSVERDPSIRAVVINGADNFFCAGGNLNRLLENRAKDPSVQAESIDLLGEWISALRLSSKPVIAAVDGAAAGAGFSLALACDLIVAADDAKFVMSYARVGLTPDGGGSWFLAQALPRQLATEVLIEGKPIGAARLHELGVVNRLAKPGAVRDAAVAWADEIGKISPNSVARIKGLVGAANSQTLATHLVAERDSFVASLHHRDGLEGISAFLEKRAPVYK; this is encoded by the coding sequence ATGAGCGCCGAACTGCTGACCTCGCGCCCCACCGAAAGCGAATCGACGCTGATTCTCACGCTGTCGAACCCGGGCGCGCGCAACGCGCTGCATCCGGACATGTACGCCGCCGGGATCGAGGCGCTGCAATCGGTGGAGCGCGATCCGTCGATTCGCGCCGTCGTGATCAACGGCGCCGACAACTTTTTCTGCGCGGGCGGCAATCTGAACCGTCTGCTGGAAAACCGCGCGAAAGATCCCTCGGTGCAGGCTGAAAGCATCGATCTGCTCGGCGAGTGGATTTCGGCGCTGCGTCTGTCGTCGAAACCGGTGATCGCCGCCGTCGATGGCGCCGCGGCCGGCGCCGGCTTTTCGCTCGCGCTCGCCTGCGACCTGATCGTCGCCGCCGACGACGCCAAGTTCGTGATGTCCTACGCACGCGTCGGCCTGACGCCCGACGGCGGCGGCTCGTGGTTCCTCGCCCAGGCGCTGCCGCGCCAGCTCGCCACCGAGGTGCTGATCGAAGGCAAGCCGATCGGCGCCGCGCGCCTGCATGAACTCGGCGTGGTCAACAGGCTGGCGAAACCGGGCGCGGTGCGCGACGCCGCTGTCGCATGGGCCGACGAGATCGGCAAGATTTCGCCTAACTCGGTTGCGCGCATCAAGGGGCTGGTCGGCGCGGCGAATTCGCAGACGCTCGCCACGCATCTGGTCGCGGAGCGCGACAGCTTCGTCGCGTCGCTGCATCATCGCGACGGTCTGGAAGGGATTTCCGCGTTCCTCGAAAAGCGCGCGCCGGTTTATAAGTGA
- a CDS encoding MaoC family dehydratase has protein sequence MTASTASTAATATNATIRDAAALRALVGAAALVSEWLMVDQANVDRFAQATGDHQWIHIDPERARRESPFGGPVAHGFLTLSLIPALLEKTVPLRQRMGVNYGLNRVRFTSPVPVGSQLRASFAVESVSDVDNAGVQVVWNVTLERQGSERPVCVAEFITRHYF, from the coding sequence ATGACGGCTTCGACCGCGAGTACCGCGGCTACGGCCACCAACGCGACCATTCGTGATGCCGCCGCGCTGCGCGCGCTAGTAGGTGCCGCTGCCCTCGTCAGCGAATGGTTGATGGTCGATCAAGCCAATGTCGACCGCTTCGCGCAGGCCACCGGCGATCATCAATGGATTCACATCGATCCCGAGCGCGCGCGGCGCGAATCGCCCTTCGGTGGCCCGGTCGCGCATGGGTTTCTGACGTTGTCTTTGATCCCGGCGCTACTGGAAAAAACGGTGCCGTTGCGGCAGCGCATGGGCGTGAACTACGGCCTGAATCGTGTGCGTTTCACGTCGCCGGTGCCGGTGGGTTCGCAGTTGCGTGCGAGTTTCGCGGTGGAGTCCGTGAGCGATGTCGATAACGCCGGTGTGCAGGTCGTGTGGAATGTGACGCTGGAGCGGCAGGGCAGCGAGCGGCCTGTCTGTGTCGCGGAGTTCATCACGCGGCATTATTTCTGA
- a CDS encoding glutathione binding-like protein: MIDVYSWATPNGHKVHIMLEETGLEYTAHAVNIGTGDQFKPEFLAISPNNKIPAIVDSEGPKSADGKPFALFESGAILLYLAEKTGQFLPTDPAARYATLQWLMFQMGGLAPMLGQTHHFRVYAPEPIDYAINRYTNETRRLYGVMDTQLGKTRYLAGNDYTIADIAAFPWTRSWKNQGIDLDAFPNVKRWHEDIAARPAAVRGVDVLASERQPVMDDKAKEMLFGATQYAKR; encoded by the coding sequence ATGATCGACGTGTATAGCTGGGCTACGCCGAACGGCCACAAGGTTCACATCATGCTCGAGGAAACCGGTCTCGAGTACACCGCGCACGCGGTCAACATCGGCACGGGCGACCAGTTCAAACCCGAATTCCTCGCGATCAGCCCGAACAACAAGATTCCGGCGATCGTGGATTCGGAAGGACCGAAGAGCGCCGACGGCAAACCGTTCGCACTGTTCGAATCCGGCGCGATTCTGCTGTATCTCGCCGAGAAAACTGGCCAGTTCCTGCCGACCGATCCGGCCGCCCGCTATGCGACGCTGCAATGGCTGATGTTCCAGATGGGCGGTCTGGCTCCGATGCTCGGACAAACCCACCACTTCCGCGTCTACGCGCCGGAACCGATCGACTATGCGATCAACCGTTATACGAACGAGACGCGGCGTCTGTACGGCGTGATGGATACGCAACTCGGCAAGACGCGCTATCTCGCGGGCAACGATTACACGATCGCGGACATCGCGGCATTTCCGTGGACGCGTTCGTGGAAAAACCAAGGCATCGATCTAGATGCGTTTCCGAACGTGAAGCGCTGGCACGAGGATATCGCGGCGCGGCCGGCGGCGGTGCGCGGCGTGGACGTGCTGGCGTCCGAACGTCAGCCGGTGATGGATGACAAGGCGAAGGAAATGCTGTTCGGCGCGACGCAATACGCGAAGCGGTGA